In a single window of the Streptomyces sp. HUAS ZL42 genome:
- a CDS encoding ester cyclase → MTFVQLIDCKTSRLDEMNRLMDTWVEQTKGKRTATHTVVGKDRSDASHVIEIVEFPSYEEAMRNSNLPETDRIFQELVALCDETPTFTDLDVVRDEQLYAANARRFFETLATKGRLPALDDLITEDYHDHDPSNVQDAIGMDAIRREMEMWRSGFDFSFTVEDQLAQGDRVCTRWTWNATHKGEFMGIPASGKQVSMTGTTIHRCALDGKIAEGWWQYDRLGLMGQLGALDALER, encoded by the coding sequence ATGACCTTCGTACAGCTCATCGACTGCAAGACGAGTCGGCTCGACGAGATGAACCGGCTGATGGACACGTGGGTCGAACAGACCAAGGGGAAGCGGACCGCGACGCACACGGTGGTCGGCAAGGACAGGTCCGACGCGTCCCACGTCATCGAGATCGTGGAGTTCCCGTCGTACGAGGAGGCGATGCGGAACTCGAACCTCCCGGAGACCGACCGGATCTTCCAGGAGCTGGTCGCCCTGTGCGACGAGACACCGACGTTCACCGATCTGGACGTCGTGCGGGACGAGCAGTTGTACGCGGCCAACGCCCGGCGGTTCTTCGAGACGCTGGCCACGAAGGGCCGGCTGCCCGCGCTCGACGACCTGATCACCGAGGACTACCACGACCACGATCCGTCCAACGTGCAGGACGCCATCGGCATGGACGCGATACGGCGCGAGATGGAGATGTGGCGCAGCGGCTTCGACTTCTCGTTCACCGTCGAGGACCAGCTCGCCCAGGGCGACCGGGTGTGCACGCGTTGGACCTGGAACGCCACCCACAAGGGCGAGTTCATGGGCATTCCGGCCAGTGGGAAGCAGGTCTCGATGACCGGGACGACCATTCATCGCTGTGCCCTGGACGGGAAGATCGCCGAGGGCTGGTGGCAGTACGACCGGCTCGGGCTGATGGGGCAGCTCGGGGCGCTGGACGCGCTGGAGAGGTAG